From the genome of Arthrobacter alpinus, one region includes:
- a CDS encoding enoyl-CoA hydratase/isomerase family protein: protein MAHDGAARLDAATFATLLVTERGDRVAVQLNRPAVRNAIDAAMVAELHAVCAYLEQTPKVLILSGSPSADGAKGIFASGADIAELRERRREDALAGINSGLFERIAKLPMPVIAALDGYALGGGAELAYAADFRIGTAALRMGQPETGLGIMAAAGATWRLKELVGEPVAKEILLAGRILTGEDCLRRGLITELVDSAGLLPAAHALADKVAGQDPLAVQTTKRVFHEPREAHPEVDNQAQAELFESPAKFARMQAFLDKRKK, encoded by the coding sequence CTGCTGGTCACCGAGCGCGGGGACCGGGTGGCCGTCCAGCTGAACCGGCCAGCCGTACGCAACGCGATCGACGCTGCGATGGTGGCGGAACTGCACGCAGTCTGCGCCTATCTGGAACAAACGCCGAAGGTACTGATCCTCTCCGGCAGCCCGAGCGCCGACGGGGCCAAGGGAATCTTTGCCTCCGGCGCCGACATTGCCGAACTGCGCGAACGCCGTCGCGAGGACGCCCTAGCCGGCATCAACTCGGGCCTGTTTGAGCGGATCGCGAAACTGCCTATGCCCGTCATCGCCGCCCTGGACGGCTATGCGCTTGGTGGCGGGGCGGAGCTTGCTTACGCCGCCGACTTTAGGATCGGCACCGCGGCGCTGCGCATGGGCCAGCCGGAAACCGGGCTGGGCATCATGGCCGCGGCCGGTGCCACTTGGCGGCTCAAAGAGTTGGTGGGCGAACCGGTCGCCAAGGAAATCCTGCTGGCCGGGCGCATCCTCACGGGCGAGGACTGCCTGCGGCGCGGGCTCATCACCGAGCTGGTTGATTCCGCCGGGCTCCTGCCCGCCGCGCACGCGCTCGCCGACAAGGTCGCCGGCCAGGATCCACTGGCCGTGCAAACCACCAAGCGCGTCTTCCACGAACCGCGCGAGGCCCACCCCGAGGTGGATAACCAGGCGCAGGCCGAACTGTTTGAATCGCCGGCAAAATTTGCCCGCATGCAGGCCTTCTTGGACAAGAGG